The sequence GGTTGCGAAGTCGCTCTAAGCCCAACCATGGCCACCCTCCGGTCGACTCGCCCACCCCTAAGCCTAAAAGGAAACCGGTCCTTTCGACACCTAacaaaacctcaaaatctCGCGGTATAGCCAGTGATACCCCTTCAAGAATCAAGAATGCCGATCGTtctgccaaaaaaaaaagtgcGGCAATCCTTTTCAATCCAAATGAAGACGACTTGTGGAATGGCGGGGAGAAGTTGGCGCGTGAGATATGGGATATCGAGGAGGAGACTGAAGGTGAAGACGAGATCAACGGGATTCTGGATACAAACGAGGTCCCCGAGGCGGCAAAGGATGGCTTAAACAAGTCCACCGGTGCACCAGAGTGCAACAGACAACCCAGAACGCGGGCCAGGCGACGAACGCCGACCCCTGACGGTGACCTTCCGTCTCATGAAAGATACTTCTTCCAAAACCGCCCTGGGCGAATGTTGACGTCGGATAATACTCTTTCCAAACTAACTTTGCTGACGCATGAGGAATATTTTGACCAGTTGGAGAAACTGGATGACCCACAGTCTAAAGAAAAGGAGGCTCTAATCGACATCCATGAGCGATCATTCCCGCAATGGAATTTTGAATTAATTGAAGGGTTTAATATATGCCTATATGGATATGGCTCTAAGCGAAATCTTGTACAGCGATTTGCAGGTTGGCTATATGAACGGTATAGCGACCCTCCTACTATTGTCGTGGTGAATGGTTATGCGACCAATGTTACTCTCAGATCTATTCTTGCAACAATAATAAGCGCAGTCATGGGTCCTGAGGCTCCAACAAAGCTCGGAACACAACCGTCTGAGGTCTTGGATGTGTTGCAGTCCAATCTCAACGTGAGACCGCCAAAGCATTCAATAACAGTCATCATAAACTCCATAGATGCGCCCCCGTTACGCCGTCAGACCCATCAGACTCTTCTAGCACGCCTTGCCAGCCTTCCTCATATCAATATTGTTGCTACCGCCGATACACCtaattttcttctcttgtggGATATCGGGCTCCGAGATCAATTTAATTTCGCCTTTCATGATTGCACTACCTTTGCTCCATATGATGCGGAGCTCAACGTTGTTGACGAAGTCCACAGCCTCCTTGGCCGCAAAGTTCGCCGGATAGGTGGAAAGCAAGGGGTCGGCTTTGTTCTCAAAAGTCTTCCAGAGAACACCCGGAAATTATATCGTCTCCTTGTTACAGAGCTTCTCACTATGCTGGGAGATCAAAATATTTCAGAAGGCGAGGTGGACCAAGCGACCACTGACCCGCGTGATAAAACTGGCAATGAGCGGAGGGAAACGGTGATTGAATGGCGCACGTTATTCCACAAGGCTACTGAAGAATTCATCTCTTCCTCGGAACTGATGTTCCGGACGCAACTTAAAGAATTTTATGACCACCAGATGATCATCCCGCGGACAGACTCGAGTGGCGTGGAAATGCTTGGAGTCCCTCTTTCTCAAGAGGAGATGGAGAGTGTTCTAGAAGATCTTGTCATAGAGCAGTGATACGTCATTCTGTATGTTTTCCTGTGCTATCCTGTCTTTGACCTATATTTGATACCCACAATGTACAACCTGGAGCACGCGCCACGTGGCTGCTTGTGATTTCTAGAGAATTTACGGAGTAAAGTCTATtttttatcttaatatcGAACGCCGTTCCAAATGGTCGTATATTAAAACTCCGAAAATGCAGAGAGCATCAACGTCGTCCCGAAACTTGCTTTAAAAGCCAAGTTCTTTGTAACCGCTCGCCGGACATCGACGGACTTGACATACCGCTGAAGGAATTTGGGGGGGACGATATTGTATCCTTTGGATGCTGCCCACTAAATTACACAGGATATAGTTTAGCCCGTGCCTTAGTTTACATGGCACTGATAAGGGCGACATAGCTCAATTTGGGAAAGCAGTCGACTCCAGGCTTCTGAGCAATGAGGAGTTACGAACCTCGATGAGCAATATGGCAACACCCAATGTAAACGTCAGGGTCCTcgagaatattcttaatcCCACACCAGCGACCAACCCGAGCACACTACCTAGACTGATCTGGCGAACCGTATGTGGATTCAAGCTACCGAAGGAGCAATCTCCCTCAAGGGGAGAAGGGCGAGAGCACCAGGCTGGCTGGCCAGGAGTCCGCGGAGCGTAGTCGCAGTGGATTACAACGGCCGGCTTGGGACAAAACAAGAGGAATGAAGCGGCAAGTGGCATAGACAGGAGAAG is a genomic window of Coccidioides posadasii str. Silveira chromosome 3, complete sequence containing:
- a CDS encoding uncharacterized protein (SECRETED:SignalP(1-33)~EggNog:ENOG410PSED~COG:S~BUSCO:15864at33183); translation: MASQFLRFVNRPLLLSMPLAASFLLFCPKPAVVIHCDYAPRTPGQPAWCSRPSPLEGDCSFGSLNPHTVRQISLGSVLGLVAGVGLRIFSRTLTFTLGVAILLIEWAASKGYNIVPPKFLQRYVKSVDVRRAVTKNLAFKASFGTTLMLSAFSEF
- the ORC2 gene encoding Origin recognition complex subunit 2 (BUSCO:386245at4751~EggNog:ENOG410PIIK~COG:L~BUSCO:6057at33183); protein product: MKRKQSLASSDDDPLQVEESTPRKRRASPDDPETPQTSTPLSRLRSRSKPNHGHPPVDSPTPKPKRKPVLSTPNKTSKSRGIASDTPSRIKNADRSAKKKSAAILFNPNEDDLWNGGEKLAREIWDIEEETEGEDEINGILDTNEVPEAAKDGLNKSTGAPECNRQPRTRARRRTPTPDGDLPSHERYFFQNRPGRMLTSDNTLSKLTLLTHEEYFDQLEKLDDPQSKEKEALIDIHERSFPQWNFELIEGFNICLYGYGSKRNLVQRFAGWLYERYSDPPTIVVVNGYATNVTLRSILATIISAVMGPEAPTKLGTQPSEVLDVLQSNLNVRPPKHSITVIINSIDAPPLRRQTHQTLLARLASLPHINIVATADTPNFLLLWDIGLRDQFNFAFHDCTTFAPYDAELNVVDEVHSLLGRKVRRIGGKQGVGFVLKSLPENTRKLYRLLVTELLTMLGDQNISEGEVDQATTDPRDKTGNERRETVIEWRTLFHKATEEFISSSELMFRTQLKEFYDHQMIIPRTDSSGVEMLGVPLSQEEMESVLEDLVIEQ